Genomic segment of Acidobacteriota bacterium:
GGGCGAATCGCCCGCCTCCGCGCGAGCATTTCGCTTAGCCTTCGATACGGGCAGCGGCCGACTGATTCGGTACGGCGTTGCCCTGTTCGTCGATGCGCATGCCGAGCGAGAGGCCCATCGAGGAAAGTATCTCCTTGATCTCGTTGAGCGACTTGCGTCCGAAGTTCTTGGTCTTCAGCATCTCGGCTTCCGACTTCTGCACCAGCTCGCCGATGGTCTGGATGTTGGCGTTCTTCAGGCAGTTGTAGCTGCGCACCGAAAGCTCGAGCTCTTCGACGGAACGGTTGAGGTTCTCGTTGCGGATCTCGGGCTTGGAGTCCGAGGCCGCTTCAGCTTCGAGCTCTTCCTCGAAGTTGATGAAGATGGCCATGTGATCCTTGATGAGCTTGGCAGCCAGTCCCAGCGAATCGGTCGGCGTGACCGAGCCGTTGGTCCAGATCTCGAGCGTGAGCTTGTCGTAGTCGGTGATCTGGCCGAGACGCGCAGCTTCTACGGTGTAGTTGCACTTGCGCACCGGCGAATGCACCGAGTCGATCGGGATGAACCCGAGGCCAAGGTCCTCATCGAAGTTCTTGTCGGCCGCAACGTAGCCGCGTCCGCGCTTGAGGCGCATCTCCATGTCGAGCTTGCCGCCCTCGGAGATGGTCGCGATGTAGACCTCTTTGTCGAGGATCTCGACGTCGCCGTCGGCCTCGATCATGCCGCTGGTCACCACGCCCGGCTGGTCGGACTTGAGATAGATCGCCTTCGGACCTTCGCCGTTCAACTTGAATGGGACTTGCTTGAGGTTCAGGATGATGTCGGTGGCATCCTCGACCACGCCCGGAATGGACTGGAACTCGTGCAGCACCCCCTCGATCTTGACGGCCGTGACGGCCGCGCCTTCGATGGAGCTGAGCAGCACGCGCCGCAGCGCGTTGCCGACGGTTGTGCCAAAGCCGCGCTCGAAGGGCTGTGCCCAGAAGCGGCCGTAGCGGTCAGTGAGCGTCTCGGTGTCAGTAGCAAGACGCTTCGGTTTTTGAAACCCTTTCCAAAGGACCATGGTGTATTACTCTCCTTCGCCCATTCGGCTCATTGCGGCCTCCTCACGCGGCCCGCGTGAGGTGGAACTCCGCAGTGGCACATCTGGTGCGAATCAGGGCCGTGAAAACCTTAGGTAGCGCCGGCGGACCGGCGTTTCCGATTACTTGCTGTACAACTCGACGATCAGCTGCTCGTTCACCGGCATGTTGATCTCCTCACGCTTCGGCAGCGAGAGGATCTTGCCGGTGTAGTTGTCGCGGTCGGCGGAGATCCACGTCGGCACCGACTGGTGCGAGGTGAGCTCCTTGGCCTGCTCCACCAGGATGAGCTTGCGGCTGCGCTCGCGCACGGCGACGGTGTCACCGGCCGAGACCTGGTAAGAAGGGATATCGACCTTGCGTCCGTTGACCTCGATGTGGCCATGGCGGACGAGCTGGCGCGCCTGGCGCCGCGCGACGGCAAAGCCCATGCGATAGACCACGTTGTCGAGACGGCGCTCGAGTTGCTGCAACAGCATTTCGCCGGTGACGCCACGGGTACGGGCGGCCTTCTCGAAGTAGTTGCGGAACTGCTTCTCCAGCGTGAAGTACATGCGCTTGGTCTTCTGCTTCTCGCGCAGCTGCAAGCCGTAGCCCACGATCTTGGCTTTACGGTCTTTGCCATGCTGTCCGGGAGGGAAGTTGCGCTTCTCGATCGGGCACTTCTCGGTGAAGCACTTCTGCCCCTTGAGGAACAACTTCATGCCCTCCCGGCGGCAGAGACGACAGACTGCATCTTTGTAACGAGCCATTCTTCTCCTTCTTCTTGACTTCAGGGTCGATCGGTTTACGCGCTGGCTGCGCTTCCTCCCGATCCTTTACTGCAGTTTCCAGTTTCAAGTTTCCAGTTTCCAGTTTTCCAGAGAGACAACGGGAAACCGGAAACTGGAAACTCCTACCTACACCCTTCTGCGCTTTGGCGGACGGCATCCGTTGTGCGGGATGGGCGTGACGTCGCGGATGGAACGCACTTCGATGCCGGCGGCAGCGAGCGCACGGATCGCCGATTCGCGGCCGGAGCCGGGCCCGGAGACGCGCACCTCGACCGAGCGCAGGCCGTGCTCGCGCGCCATGTTGGCGGCGTTCATCGCCGCCTGCTGCGCCGCGAACGGCGTCCCTTTCCGGGAGCCGCGGAAGCCGAGCGAGCCCGAGCTCTTCCACGAGATGGTCTGGCCCGTGCCATCGGTGATGGTGACGATGGTGTTGTTGAACGTGGCCTGGATGTACACGATCCCGTGTGGAACGTGCTTCTTCTCGCGCTTCTTGAACTGCTTCTTCTTGCCCTTTTTCTCGGGCGCTCCGGTCGCTGGTGCGGCTCCCGGAGTGATCGTCTTATCGACTGGTTGCTTTGCCATTTTCCGTCCTTACGTCTTCGACGCGACTTTCTTCTTGTTCGCGACCGTGCCCTTGCGCGGACCCTTGCGGGTACGAGCATTGGTGTGGGTGCGCTGTCCGCGGACGGGCAGGTTGCGACGATGGCGCTGGCCGCGGTACGAGCCGATCTCGATCAGGCGCTTGATGTGCAGCTGCACATCTTTGCGGAGGTCGCCTTCCACGCCGCCTTCACTCTCGATGACCTGGCGGATGTGGTTGACTTCCTCTTCGTTGAGGTCCTGCACCTTCTTGGTGGGCTCGACCTTGGCGGCGGCGACGATGCGACGCGCGCGCGAGTGTCCGATGCCGTAGATGTACGTGAGCGCGATGTCCACGTGCTTGTTACGCGGGAGATCGACGCCTGCAATGCGTGCCATAGTTAGCCCTGCCTCTGTTTATGCTTCGAGTTCTCGCAGATCACCCGCACCACGCCTTTGCGGTGGATGACCTTGCACTTGTCGCAGATCTTCTTTACTGACGCTCGCACCTTCATGAGTCCCCTGTTCCTTGCTGCTGAACTATTTGTAGCGATACACGATCCGTCCGCGCGACAGGTCATAAGGCGACAACTCGACCGCGACCTTGTCACCCGGCAGGATGCGGATGAAGTTCTTGCGCATGCGTCCGGAGACATGGGCCAGGACCTGGTGCTTGTTGCCTTCCATCAGTTCTACCCGGAACATCGCATTGGGCAGGGGTTCGATGACCACTGCCATGACTTCAATCGCGTCCTCTTTACTCATGCACTCCTTCGAGATCGTTCTGCTTGCAAAACCTAGGCCGTCAAGACCAGTGGGCCATCTTTCGTGACCGCGACGCAGTGTTCGAAGTGGGCGCTGATGGAGCCATCTTCGGTGACTGCCGTCCAGTTATCGTCGAGCACGCGCGCACCCGGCTTGCCCACATTGACCATCGGCTCGATGGCCAGAACCATGCCTTCCCGCAAGCGCGCGCCGTGGCCGGGGACGCCGAAATTCGGCACCTGCGGATCCTCGTGCAAACGCGTCCCGATACCGTGGCCGACAAAATCGCGGACCACGCTGAAGCCATTCGCCTCAACCACTTCCTGCACCGCCGCGCCTACGTCGCCCACGGTGTTGCCGATGCGCATCTTCTCGATCGCGCGGTTGAGCGAAGCTTCCGTGACCTGGAGGAGCTTCTGCGCTTCCAGGCCGATCTTCTCGCCCACCGCCACGGTGATGGCCGCATCGCCGTAGAAACCGTCGAGCACCACGCCGCAATCGATAGAGACGATGTCGCCTTCCTGCAGCTTCCGTTTTTCCGACGGAATGCCGTGGACGATCTCGTTGTTCAACGAGGTGCAGAGCACGCAGGGATACTCGTGATATCCCTTGAACGCCGGCGTGGCGCCCATTTCCTTGATGCGCCGCTCGGCGTGCCGCTCCAGGTCCATGGTCGTGATGCCCGGCTTCACCATGGCCTTGAGCTCGTTGAGCACGGTGCGGACGATGGAACCGCTCCGCCGCATCTTCTCGAGCTCTTGGCGCGACTTACACACTATCGGCATGCCTTCTTGAACCGTGTCTTGCAGCCCTAACCGCTATCCCGCTACCGTGCCTTCTCTAATGCCTGGAAGGCTTGCGTGGTGACTTCGTCGACCGAGCGCGAGCCATCCAAAACGCGCAAGCGACCCTGCGACTTGTAATAGTCGGTAAGGGGCGCTGTCTGGCGTTCGTAAGCCTTGAGCCGTTCGGCGATCACCGACTCCTGATCGTCTTTACGCGTGACGAGCTTCGACCCCTCAACGTCACAAACCTCATTGACCTTGGGAGGAGAAAGATGAACGTTGTAGATGCGCCCGCAGGTGGGACAAGTACGACGTCCGGTGAGCCGGCCCAACAATTCATTATAGCCGACCTGAATATCCACGACAACCGGCGGAAGCTGCGCATCCCGTTGATTTTGAAAGAACTTATCCAGCCACTCGGCCTGCGCCAAGGTGCGCGGGAAGCCATCGAGAATGTAGCCGCGAGCACAATCGGGCTGCTGCATGCGGGCGGCGACCATGTCTTGCACCAGGGTGTCGGGCACCAACTCGCCGCGATCCATGATGGCCTTGGCCTGCTTACCTAGCTCGGTGCCCGAGGCCACGTTGGCGCGCAGGATGTCTCCGGTGGAGATCTGCGGGATGCCATAGTGCTCGGCGATGCGCTTGGCCTGCGTCCCTTTACCGGCGCCCGGAGGGCCGAGCAGCACGATGGGTCCAATGGCTTTCTGGGTGCTCGTGGGAGTGCTTACCATGCGCGCCGTCCGCGAATGCGTCCGCTACGCGGCGTGAACCCTTCGTAGTGGCGCATGATGAGCTGCGCTTCGATCTGCTGCACCGTGTCCATGGCCACGCCAACCACGATGAGCAGCGAGGTACCGCCAAAGTAGAAGTTGACGCCCAGTCCGTTGGTGACCCAGGTCGGCAGGTTGGCAAAGAAGTTTCCGCCCAGCCAGGCCGGCAGGTGATGCAAATGGATGCCGGTGATCATCCACTGCGGGATGAGCGAGACGACGATGAGGTAGAGCGCGCCAACCAGGGTGATGCGGGTAAGCACTTCGTTCACGTAGTCGGCGGTACGGCGGCCGGGACGGATGCCGGGGATGAACCCACCGTACTTGCGCATGTTGTCCGCCACCTCGATCGGGTTGAACACGATGGAGACGTAGAAGTACGCAAAGAAGATGATGCCGATGCAATAGAGCAGCGTGTAGAGCGGCTCGCCGTAGCCCATCGCCGTGATGGTGGGCCCCAGCCAGGAGCTCAACGTGGGATTGTTCCTGATGAGCGGCGCCGCCATCAGCGGGAAACTGAGGATGGACGACGCGAAGATCACCGGCATCACGCCACCGGTGTTCACCTTGAGCGGCAGGAAGGTGGACTGGCCCCCCATGACCTTGCGACCCACCACGCGCTTGGCGTATTGCACCGGGATGCGACGCTCGCTGCGCTCCACGAAGACGATGAACGCGACCACGACGATCATCATCGCGATGAGCAGCAACATGGCCACCGGAGTGAGCGCGCCCCAGGCGTTGGTTCGCACTTTGTCCACCAATTCGGCGATGCCGTGCGGCAAGCCGACGACGATGCCGGCAAAGATGAGCAACGACATGCCGTTGCCCACGCCGCGCTCGGTGATCTGCTCGCCCAGCCACATGATGAAAGCGGAGCCGGCGGTGAGCGTGATCATCGTCATGATGATGAAACCGTAGCCGGGATTCTTGACGATCTGCTCGCCCTGCATCTTCTGCAGCGTGATGGCGATGCCGGCGGATTGCAGCGCGGAGAGGATCACGGTGAGGTAGCGCGTCCACTGGGTGATCTTGCGCCGGCCGAGTTCGCCTTCCTTCTGCAAGCGCGCCAGCGGTTCGTACACCACCGTCAACAACTGCAGGATGATCGACGCCGTGATGTACGGCATGATGCCCAGCGCGAAGACCGTCAGCCGGCGGAAGTTGCCGCCGCTGAACAGGTCGTAGAAGCCGAGCAGCGAGCCCGCCTGGCCTTCCATGGCGTGCTTCAGCGCCTCGACGTTGATCCCCGGCGTGGGGATGTGCGAGCCGAGACGATAGACCGCCAGCAGGCCGAGCGTGAAGAAGACACGCTTCCTCAGGTCGGGAACGCGGAAGATGTTGGCTAATTTTTCTAGCATTCTCTGATCAGCACCCGATGACGACTACGGTTTCTTCTTCGGCTTCGCCGGCTTCTCCGCCTTGGCTTCGGCTTTCGGTTGCGCTGCCTTGGGTTCCCCGGTCTTTGATTCCCCAGCCTTTGATTCCCCAGCCTTTGATTCCGACGCTTCCGCCGTTTCCGCCGCCTTTGCCTCCGCGGCCCTCGCCACGGCTCCTGGCCTCGGCTGGCGGGGAGCCTTCACTTCCTCAGGTATGGCGCCGAGGATCTCGAACTTCCCGCCGGCAGCAGTGATCTTTTCCTGCGCCGACTTCGAGAACTTGTGCGCACGCACCGTCATGGCGCTCTTGAGCTCGCCATCGCCCAGGATCTTTACCGGGACGTTGGCTTTGCGGATGGCGCCGGCGGAGTGCAACACCTCGGGCGTGATCTCCTTTTCGCCGAGGATGGCCAGGGTCTCCAGATTCACGATCTGGTACTCCTGGCGGAAGATGTTGTTGAAGCCGCGTTTGGGAACACGCCGATGCAACGGCATCTGGCCGCCCTCGAAGCCGCGCATCATGCGCGAACCGGAGCGCGAACGCTGGCCTTTGTGTCCACGGGTGGAGGTCTTGCCCATGCCGGAACCCATGCCGCGGCCGACGCGCTTCTTATTCTCGCGCGATCCCTTCGGTGCTTTTATCGTAGAAAGATTCATCGTAAATCCCTAAATTCGCTTTC
This window contains:
- a CDS encoding DNA-directed RNA polymerase subunit alpha, with the translated sequence MVLWKGFQKPKRLATDTETLTDRYGRFWAQPFERGFGTTVGNALRRVLLSSIEGAAVTAVKIEGVLHEFQSIPGVVEDATDIILNLKQVPFKLNGEGPKAIYLKSDQPGVVTSGMIEADGDVEILDKEVYIATISEGGKLDMEMRLKRGRGYVAADKNFDEDLGLGFIPIDSVHSPVRKCNYTVEAARLGQITDYDKLTLEIWTNGSVTPTDSLGLAAKLIKDHMAIFINFEEELEAEAASDSKPEIRNENLNRSVEELELSVRSYNCLKNANIQTIGELVQKSEAEMLKTKNFGRKSLNEIKEILSSMGLSLGMRIDEQGNAVPNQSAAARIEG
- the rpsD gene encoding 30S ribosomal protein S4, encoding MARYKDAVCRLCRREGMKLFLKGQKCFTEKCPIEKRNFPPGQHGKDRKAKIVGYGLQLREKQKTKRMYFTLEKQFRNYFEKAARTRGVTGEMLLQQLERRLDNVVYRMGFAVARRQARQLVRHGHIEVNGRKVDIPSYQVSAGDTVAVRERSRKLILVEQAKELTSHQSVPTWISADRDNYTGKILSLPKREEINMPVNEQLIVELYSK
- the rpsK gene encoding 30S ribosomal protein S11 — encoded protein: MAKQPVDKTITPGAAPATGAPEKKGKKKQFKKREKKHVPHGIVYIQATFNNTIVTITDGTGQTISWKSSGSLGFRGSRKGTPFAAQQAAMNAANMAREHGLRSVEVRVSGPGSGRESAIRALAAAGIEVRSIRDVTPIPHNGCRPPKRRRV
- the rpsM gene encoding 30S ribosomal protein S13; the protein is MARIAGVDLPRNKHVDIALTYIYGIGHSRARRIVAAAKVEPTKKVQDLNEEEVNHIRQVIESEGGVEGDLRKDVQLHIKRLIEIGSYRGQRHRRNLPVRGQRTHTNARTRKGPRKGTVANKKKVASKT
- the rpmJ gene encoding 50S ribosomal protein L36 produces the protein MKVRASVKKICDKCKVIHRKGVVRVICENSKHKQRQG
- the infA gene encoding translation initiation factor IF-1, which translates into the protein MSKEDAIEVMAVVIEPLPNAMFRVELMEGNKHQVLAHVSGRMRKNFIRILPGDKVAVELSPYDLSRGRIVYRYK
- the map gene encoding type I methionyl aminopeptidase, translating into MPIVCKSRQELEKMRRSGSIVRTVLNELKAMVKPGITTMDLERHAERRIKEMGATPAFKGYHEYPCVLCTSLNNEIVHGIPSEKRKLQEGDIVSIDCGVVLDGFYGDAAITVAVGEKIGLEAQKLLQVTEASLNRAIEKMRIGNTVGDVGAAVQEVVEANGFSVVRDFVGHGIGTRLHEDPQVPNFGVPGHGARLREGMVLAIEPMVNVGKPGARVLDDNWTAVTEDGSISAHFEHCVAVTKDGPLVLTA
- a CDS encoding adenylate kinase; this encodes MVSTPTSTQKAIGPIVLLGPPGAGKGTQAKRIAEHYGIPQISTGDILRANVASGTELGKQAKAIMDRGELVPDTLVQDMVAARMQQPDCARGYILDGFPRTLAQAEWLDKFFQNQRDAQLPPVVVDIQVGYNELLGRLTGRRTCPTCGRIYNVHLSPPKVNEVCDVEGSKLVTRKDDQESVIAERLKAYERQTAPLTDYYKSQGRLRVLDGSRSVDEVTTQAFQALEKAR
- the secY gene encoding preprotein translocase subunit SecY, with product MLEKLANIFRVPDLRKRVFFTLGLLAVYRLGSHIPTPGINVEALKHAMEGQAGSLLGFYDLFSGGNFRRLTVFALGIMPYITASIILQLLTVVYEPLARLQKEGELGRRKITQWTRYLTVILSALQSAGIAITLQKMQGEQIVKNPGYGFIIMTMITLTAGSAFIMWLGEQITERGVGNGMSLLIFAGIVVGLPHGIAELVDKVRTNAWGALTPVAMLLLIAMMIVVVAFIVFVERSERRIPVQYAKRVVGRKVMGGQSTFLPLKVNTGGVMPVIFASSILSFPLMAAPLIRNNPTLSSWLGPTITAMGYGEPLYTLLYCIGIIFFAYFYVSIVFNPIEVADNMRKYGGFIPGIRPGRRTADYVNEVLTRITLVGALYLIVVSLIPQWMITGIHLHHLPAWLGGNFFANLPTWVTNGLGVNFYFGGTSLLIVVGVAMDTVQQIEAQLIMRHYEGFTPRSGRIRGRRAW